Proteins encoded together in one Catellatospora citrea window:
- a CDS encoding DUF2530 domain-containing protein: MPLEPPKPLDPPTVPFAIGGMAAFALVGLVLLFFRDWLSANGHSSWLWICVAGVVWGLPGLATMIVHDRHRKARRS; the protein is encoded by the coding sequence GTGCCCTTGGAACCACCCAAACCGCTGGACCCCCCGACCGTCCCCTTCGCCATCGGCGGCATGGCCGCGTTCGCGCTGGTCGGGCTCGTGTTGTTGTTCTTCCGCGACTGGCTGTCGGCCAACGGTCACTCCAGTTGGCTGTGGATCTGCGTCGCCGGTGTGGTCTGGGGCCTGCCCGGACTGGCCACCATGATCGTGCACGACCGGCACCGGAAGGCGCGCCGCTCATGA